One genomic region from Corvus hawaiiensis isolate bCorHaw1 chromosome 28, bCorHaw1.pri.cur, whole genome shotgun sequence encodes:
- the CTXN1 gene encoding cortexin-1 isoform X2, translated as MNDASTMDYELLSPSLVEHPAGAAGMDAEQKTVFAFVIFLLVFLVMLMVRCFRILLDPYSRMPASSWTDHKEGLERGQFDYALV; from the coding sequence ATGAATGATGCATCCACGATGGATTATGAACTGCTCTCCCCGTCCCTGGTGGAGCACCCCGCCGGTGCCGCGGGCATGGATGCCGAGCAGAAAACTGTCTTTGCCTTCGTCATCTTCCTCCTGGTCTTCTTGGTGATGCTGATGGTGCGCTGCTTCCGCATCCTGCTGGACCCCTACAGCCGCATGCCCGCCTCCTCCTGGACGGACCACAAGGAGGGGTTGGAGAGGGGCCAGTTCGACTACGCCCTGGTGTGA
- the CTXN1 gene encoding cortexin-1 isoform X1, which yields MRHPGLSVGLTRLVLGHSGQLRARGLDPVGSSGFPGRAPGCAPEAAGPVPAAAFTEKGNAEIPAAPGAPGGAPGCPEGHGAASAPQDTPRTQLGHSSDTGTCCCGGEGKEGGSPMGLQVKPFPTFEEFSPGQPDPGEAPSVTGLSGHSLAPLLSPRSCSQELWARAGADPEPVAME from the exons ATGAGACATCCCGGACTCTCCGTGGGGCTGACCCGCTTGGTTCTTGGGCACTCGGGGCAGCTCCGTGCTCGGGGGTTGGATCCCGTTGGAAGTTCAGGTTTCCCTGGCAGAgcccctggctgtgctccagaggCAGCCGGGCCcgtcccagcagcagcatttactGAAAAAGGCAATGCAGAGATTCCGGCTGCTCCCGGAGCTCCGGGGGGAGCACCAGGGTGTCCAGAGGGGCACGGAGCTGCCTCCGCCCCGCAGGACACTCCTCGGACACAGCTCGGACACAGCTCGGACACTGGgacctgctgctgtggaggtgaagggaaggagggagggagcccCATGGGCCTGCAAGTGAAGCCTTTTCCCACCTTTGAGGAGTTCAG CCCCGGACAGCCGGACCCCGGCGAGGCTCCCTCGGTGACGGGGCTGtctgggcacagcctggcccCGCTCCTGTCCCCACgcagctgcagccag gagctctgggctcggGCAGGAGCCGATCCCGAGCCGGTGGCCATGGAGTAG